One part of the Streptomyces sp. AM 2-1-1 genome encodes these proteins:
- a CDS encoding glycosyltransferase has protein sequence MRYARPASLRVALVSEHASPLADLGGPDAGGQNVYVAQLADHLARRGHDVTVYTRRDGPRLPAEVTTPGGVRVVHVPAGPAAQVPKDDLLVHMPEFGAFLARRWRSAPPDVVHAHFWMSGTAALAGARGLGVPVIQTYHALGTVKKRHQGTEDTSPAQRLAIEADIGRSCRRVLATCADEVAELAAMGVSPDRVSVVPCGVDPRHFAPVAGTARTGSGPRRLVAVGRLVRRKGFDRAIRALAEIPDAELLIAGGPPADLLFAEPEAERLLKAAEEHGVADRVTLLGAVPHDRMPALMSGADLVLSLPDYEPFGIVPIEAMACATPVVATAVGGHLDTVVDGVTGALVQAAPGGDRDLAATIRALLDDPARRARYGAAGRARVLRHYSWERVADGVARVYAAVHATPSLSGVLR, from the coding sequence ATGAGGTACGCCCGCCCGGCCTCCCTCCGTGTCGCTCTGGTCTCGGAGCACGCCAGCCCGCTGGCCGACCTCGGCGGCCCCGACGCCGGCGGACAGAACGTGTACGTGGCCCAGCTCGCCGATCACCTCGCACGGCGCGGCCACGACGTCACCGTCTACACCCGCAGGGACGGCCCCCGCCTGCCCGCCGAGGTCACCACGCCCGGTGGAGTGCGGGTCGTCCACGTACCCGCCGGCCCCGCTGCGCAGGTCCCGAAGGACGATCTCCTGGTGCACATGCCCGAGTTCGGAGCCTTCCTCGCCCGGCGCTGGCGTTCGGCACCGCCGGACGTGGTGCACGCGCACTTCTGGATGTCCGGCACGGCCGCCCTCGCCGGTGCCCGGGGACTCGGCGTGCCCGTGATCCAGACGTACCACGCGCTCGGCACCGTGAAGAAGCGCCATCAAGGGACCGAGGACACCAGTCCGGCCCAGCGCCTGGCGATCGAGGCGGACATCGGCAGATCCTGCCGACGGGTCCTCGCCACCTGCGCCGACGAGGTCGCCGAACTCGCCGCGATGGGGGTGTCGCCGGACCGGGTGTCGGTCGTCCCGTGCGGAGTGGACCCCCGCCACTTCGCTCCGGTCGCCGGCACCGCGCGCACGGGCTCCGGCCCGCGCCGGCTGGTCGCCGTCGGCCGTCTCGTCCGGCGCAAGGGATTCGACCGTGCGATCCGGGCACTCGCCGAAATCCCCGACGCCGAACTGCTCATCGCGGGTGGGCCTCCGGCCGACCTGCTGTTCGCCGAACCGGAGGCCGAAAGGCTGCTGAAAGCGGCGGAGGAGCACGGCGTCGCCGACCGGGTCACCCTGCTGGGGGCGGTGCCCCACGACCGGATGCCCGCCCTCATGTCCGGCGCGGACCTCGTCCTCTCGCTGCCCGACTACGAACCGTTCGGCATCGTGCCGATCGAAGCGATGGCGTGCGCGACGCCGGTGGTGGCGACCGCCGTGGGGGGTCACCTGGACACCGTCGTGGACGGGGTCACGGGCGCGCTGGTGCAGGCGGCCCCGGGCGGTGACCGGGACCTCGCCGCGACGATCCGCGCCCTCCTGGACGACCCGGCCCGCAGGGCCCGTTACGGCGCAGCCGGACGGGCCCGCGTTCTCCGGCACTACAGCTGGGAGCGCGTCGCGGACGGGGTCGCCCGTGTCTACGCCGCTGTGCACGCCACCCCCTCACTCTCAGGAGTCCTCCGATGA
- a CDS encoding glycosyltransferase, giving the protein MNILIWHVHGSWATSFVQGPHTYLVPVTPDRGPDGLGRATSWQWPPHVREVTPERLREESVDLVVLQRPHEVELATAWTGRRPGTDVPAVYVEHNSPDASAAATRHPLADRDDIPLVHVTHFNRLMWDNGRAPTTVIEHGIIDPGPLWTGEERRAAVVVNDPVRRGRTTGTDLLPRFARSAPLDVFGMRTGGLADHLGLPADRCRARDLPQGELHPAMARCRLYLHPVRWTSLGLSLLEAMFLGMPVVALDTTEVREAVPDDAGVVSNRLDVLDEAVRTFLADADCAAVAGQRARSAAQARYGVQRFLDDWEQLTKEVTR; this is encoded by the coding sequence GTGAACATCCTCATCTGGCACGTCCACGGCTCATGGGCCACGTCGTTCGTCCAGGGGCCCCACACGTACCTCGTCCCCGTGACGCCCGACCGCGGGCCGGACGGCCTCGGTCGCGCCACGAGCTGGCAGTGGCCGCCCCACGTCCGTGAGGTGACGCCGGAGCGGCTGCGGGAGGAGTCCGTCGATCTCGTCGTCCTCCAGCGGCCCCATGAGGTGGAGCTGGCCACGGCCTGGACCGGGCGGCGGCCCGGGACCGACGTGCCGGCCGTGTACGTGGAGCACAACAGCCCCGACGCCTCGGCGGCCGCCACCCGCCACCCGCTGGCAGACCGCGACGACATCCCGCTGGTGCACGTCACCCACTTCAACCGGCTGATGTGGGACAACGGACGCGCTCCGACCACGGTCATCGAGCACGGAATCATCGACCCGGGGCCGCTGTGGACCGGTGAGGAACGCCGCGCCGCCGTCGTCGTCAACGACCCCGTGCGCCGCGGGCGTACCACCGGCACGGACCTCCTTCCGCGCTTCGCCCGCTCCGCACCCCTCGACGTCTTCGGCATGCGCACCGGCGGACTCGCGGACCACCTCGGCCTGCCGGCCGACCGCTGCCGGGCGCGCGACCTGCCGCAGGGCGAACTGCATCCGGCCATGGCCCGCTGCCGGCTGTACCTGCATCCGGTGCGATGGACGTCGCTCGGGCTCTCCCTCCTGGAAGCCATGTTCCTCGGCATGCCCGTCGTCGCCCTGGACACCACGGAGGTACGCGAAGCGGTCCCCGACGACGCGGGAGTGGTCTCCAACCGCCTCGACGTCCTCGACGAGGCCGTACGCACCTTCCTCGCCGACGCCGACTGCGCCGCCGTCGCGGGGCAGCGCGCGAGGTCCGCCGCGCAGGCCCGTTACGGGGTCCAGCGCTTCCTGGACGACTGGGAACAACTGACGAAGGAGGTCACACGATGA
- a CDS encoding glycosyltransferase family 9 protein: MRALVVRLDSFGDVLLAGPAVRAVAAHAGHVTLLCGPLGEPAARLLPGVDDVVVWQAPWEGTNPPTVETADVEGFVGRLRESAYDTALVLTSFHQSPLPAALLLRMAGVRRIGADSVDHPGTLLDVRNRRLPGRHEAEAALDTAVAMGFPPQQGDDGRLRVLPPPDTAMLTGNGPYVVVHPGASAPARAWSPERCAEAVMGLADAGHRVVVTGGPDEAGLTGRISGRVAVDLGGRTEPRVLAGVLRGADVLVSGNTGPAHLAAAVGTPVVSLFSPVVPVERWGPFGVPAVVLGDQRAPCAGSRARHCPVPGHPCLDDVTPHDVVMAVRKLIEETA, from the coding sequence GTGAGGGCCCTCGTCGTCAGACTGGACAGTTTCGGGGACGTCCTTCTCGCCGGACCAGCCGTCCGGGCGGTCGCCGCACACGCCGGTCACGTGACGCTGCTCTGCGGCCCGCTGGGCGAACCCGCCGCTCGCCTCCTGCCCGGCGTCGACGACGTCGTCGTCTGGCAGGCCCCCTGGGAAGGCACGAACCCACCCACCGTGGAGACGGCCGATGTCGAAGGGTTCGTGGGACGGCTGCGCGAGTCCGCCTACGACACCGCCCTCGTACTGACCTCGTTCCACCAGAGCCCGCTGCCTGCCGCGCTGCTGCTGCGGATGGCGGGTGTGCGACGGATCGGTGCGGACAGCGTGGACCATCCCGGAACACTGCTCGACGTCCGCAACCGCCGACTGCCGGGCCGGCACGAAGCGGAGGCCGCCCTGGACACCGCCGTGGCCATGGGATTTCCGCCGCAACAGGGTGATGACGGCCGGCTGCGCGTGCTGCCGCCCCCCGACACCGCCATGCTGACGGGCAACGGCCCCTATGTCGTCGTCCACCCCGGTGCGAGCGCTCCCGCGCGCGCCTGGAGCCCCGAGCGGTGCGCCGAGGCCGTCATGGGTCTCGCGGACGCGGGCCACCGGGTGGTGGTCACCGGAGGCCCCGACGAGGCGGGCCTGACCGGCCGGATCAGCGGCCGGGTCGCGGTGGACCTCGGCGGCCGTACCGAGCCCCGGGTGCTGGCCGGTGTCCTGCGCGGCGCGGACGTGCTCGTCAGCGGCAACACCGGGCCGGCCCACCTGGCGGCGGCCGTCGGCACGCCGGTCGTCTCCCTCTTCTCCCCGGTCGTACCGGTGGAGCGGTGGGGCCCGTTCGGTGTCCCGGCCGTGGTGCTCGGCGACCAGCGCGCCCCGTGCGCCGGCAGCCGTGCCCGGCACTGTCCCGTTCCCGGACACCCGTGCCTCGACGACGTCACGCCGCACGACGTCGTCATGGCCGTCCGCAAGCTCATCGAGGAGACCGCGTGA
- a CDS encoding HAD family hydrolase, with protein MSGTPSTHRRVSAVLFDRDGTLVEDVPYNADPALVRLLPGAREAADLLRARGIATGVVSNQSGIGRGLLRELDVIRVNRRADELLGTLGTWVFCPHAPHADCACRKPRPGLVFKAARRLGVRPERCVVIGDIQADVLAARAAGAQGVLVPNAATLRAEVEAERWTAPDLLTAVRRILEPGKWPS; from the coding sequence GTGAGCGGAACCCCTTCCACCCACCGCCGGGTGTCGGCGGTGCTCTTCGACCGGGACGGCACCCTGGTGGAGGACGTGCCCTACAACGCGGACCCCGCGCTGGTCAGGCTGCTGCCCGGCGCACGCGAGGCCGCCGACCTGCTGCGCGCCCGAGGGATCGCCACCGGCGTGGTCAGCAACCAGTCGGGCATCGGCCGGGGACTGCTCCGTGAACTGGACGTGATCCGGGTCAACCGGCGGGCCGACGAACTGCTCGGCACCCTCGGCACCTGGGTGTTCTGCCCGCACGCCCCGCACGCCGACTGCGCGTGCCGCAAACCCCGGCCCGGTCTCGTGTTCAAGGCCGCACGCCGACTGGGGGTGCGGCCGGAAAGGTGCGTGGTGATCGGTGACATCCAGGCGGATGTCCTCGCCGCGAGAGCGGCCGGCGCCCAGGGCGTCCTGGTCCCCAACGCGGCGACCCTGCGCGCCGAGGTGGAGGCGGAACGCTGGACGGCCCCCGACCTGCTGACGGCGGTGCGGCGGATACTGGAGCCGGGGAAGTGGCCGTCGTGA
- a CDS encoding glycosyltransferase has translation MKTTVEYAVVIPTVGRPCLADCLGALAGSAGPRPVEVVVVDDRPEPRDGLPLGPPGQPRVRVLATGGRGPAAARNAGARAVGAPWVVFLDDDVQVLPDWGERLAEDLASADERTAGVQGRLTVPLPDDRRPTDWERGTAGLENAAWATADMAFRATALKEVGGFDERFPRAFREDADLALRVMDAGWTLDRGGRTTRHPVRPADRWASVRAQRGNADDVLMNRLHGRDWWTRAEAPRGRLPGHLATTALACAAVGGLAAGRPRAAAVAAALWTAATAHFAWARIAPGPRTRDEVTTMTATSVVIPAAASWHWLAGQLRHRRVRPRGGSR, from the coding sequence ATGAAGACGACAGTGGAGTACGCGGTCGTCATTCCCACCGTCGGCCGGCCCTGCCTGGCCGACTGCCTCGGCGCACTGGCCGGATCGGCCGGCCCGCGCCCGGTGGAGGTGGTGGTGGTGGACGACCGCCCGGAGCCTCGCGACGGACTGCCGCTCGGCCCGCCCGGGCAGCCGCGCGTCCGCGTGCTGGCAACCGGCGGCCGGGGCCCCGCCGCCGCCCGCAACGCGGGCGCCCGCGCGGTGGGCGCGCCCTGGGTCGTCTTCCTCGACGACGACGTCCAGGTACTGCCGGACTGGGGCGAGCGGCTCGCCGAGGATCTCGCCTCGGCCGATGAGCGAACGGCCGGTGTACAGGGGCGGCTGACGGTCCCCCTCCCGGATGACCGGAGGCCCACGGACTGGGAGCGGGGCACCGCCGGGCTGGAGAACGCGGCCTGGGCCACCGCCGACATGGCTTTCCGCGCGACGGCCCTCAAGGAAGTGGGCGGGTTCGACGAACGGTTCCCGCGCGCTTTCCGCGAGGACGCCGATCTGGCCCTGCGCGTCATGGACGCGGGCTGGACGCTGGACCGGGGCGGCCGTACCACCCGTCATCCGGTACGCCCGGCCGACCGCTGGGCCTCCGTACGCGCTCAGCGCGGCAACGCCGACGACGTTCTGATGAACCGTCTGCACGGGCGCGACTGGTGGACACGGGCGGAGGCGCCCCGCGGCCGGCTCCCCGGACATCTGGCCACCACGGCCCTCGCCTGCGCCGCCGTCGGCGGTCTCGCAGCGGGCCGGCCACGCGCCGCCGCAGTCGCCGCAGCGCTCTGGACCGCGGCCACGGCGCACTTCGCCTGGGCACGCATCGCCCCCGGACCGAGGACCCGCGACGAGGTCACCACCATGACCGCCACCAGCGTGGTCATCCCCGCCGCCGCGTCATGGCACTGGCTCGCGGGCCAGCTCAGGCACCGTCGGGTCCGCCCCCGGGGAGGCAGCCGGTGA
- a CDS encoding carbamoyltransferase C-terminal domain-containing protein — MRVLGVNALFHDPAAALVVDGRIVAAAEEERFSRRKHGKRPLPFSAWELPELSARWCLEQAGLRPADLDVVAYSYDPGLARPAETMELNDPWDPLRQEYARRAPEFLAEALPGLDPGKVRFVPHHVAHAASAGQASPHADCAVLVLDGRGECGSHLSGHYVDRQLTVLSSQKLPHSVGLFYEDLTQHLGFLRSSDEFKVMALASYGKPRFADRLREFVRADATGGFTARPVPWASLVPGREPGTPWTQDHADVAASAQACLEEVVLDLARWLHGRTGDDVLALAGGVALNCVANTRLHREGPFREIWVQPAAGDAGTALGAALHVAGEKEPVEAMPTPALGRGWSDDELRGWLERAAVPYEEPDDIARTVAEELGRDGIVAWFQGRSEFGPRALGHRSLLAHPGRAGNLERLNAVKGREEFRPVAPMVLAERAAELFRGPLPSPYMLFVHDVAEAWRERIPAVVHVDGTARVQTVDAASEPLVARMLTAFEQLTGLPVVVNTSLNTAGRPMVDDPRDALECFGSAPVDLLALGPFAVRRGGAFA, encoded by the coding sequence ATGCGCGTCCTCGGTGTCAACGCACTCTTCCACGATCCCGCCGCGGCCCTGGTCGTCGACGGCCGGATCGTCGCGGCCGCGGAGGAGGAACGATTCAGCCGCCGTAAGCACGGCAAGCGACCCCTTCCCTTCTCCGCCTGGGAGCTGCCCGAACTGAGCGCCCGCTGGTGCCTGGAGCAGGCCGGGCTCCGGCCCGCCGACCTCGACGTGGTCGCCTACTCCTACGACCCCGGTCTCGCCCGCCCCGCCGAAACGATGGAACTGAACGACCCCTGGGACCCGCTGCGCCAGGAATACGCCCGCCGTGCACCGGAGTTCCTCGCCGAGGCGCTTCCCGGCCTCGATCCGGGCAAAGTGCGCTTCGTCCCCCACCACGTGGCCCACGCGGCGTCCGCCGGGCAGGCGTCGCCGCATGCCGACTGCGCGGTCCTGGTGCTCGACGGCCGCGGTGAGTGCGGCTCGCACCTCTCCGGCCACTACGTCGACCGGCAACTGACGGTCCTGTCCTCGCAGAAGCTGCCGCACTCCGTCGGTCTGTTCTACGAGGACCTGACGCAGCACCTGGGGTTCCTCCGCAGCAGCGACGAATTCAAGGTCATGGCGCTCGCCTCCTACGGCAAGCCGCGCTTCGCCGACCGCCTGCGGGAGTTCGTCCGGGCGGACGCAACGGGCGGCTTCACCGCACGGCCCGTGCCCTGGGCCTCGCTCGTACCGGGCAGGGAACCAGGAACCCCGTGGACGCAGGACCACGCGGACGTGGCGGCGAGCGCCCAGGCGTGCCTGGAGGAGGTCGTACTGGACCTCGCCCGGTGGCTGCACGGCCGGACGGGCGACGACGTGCTCGCCCTCGCAGGAGGGGTGGCGCTCAACTGCGTCGCCAACACCCGGCTCCACCGCGAAGGGCCCTTCCGCGAGATCTGGGTGCAGCCCGCCGCCGGCGACGCCGGTACGGCGCTGGGCGCGGCCCTGCACGTGGCCGGTGAGAAGGAGCCCGTCGAGGCGATGCCGACCCCGGCCCTCGGCCGCGGCTGGAGCGACGACGAACTACGGGGCTGGCTGGAGCGGGCCGCCGTACCGTACGAGGAGCCGGACGACATCGCCCGGACCGTGGCGGAGGAGCTCGGCCGGGACGGCATCGTCGCCTGGTTCCAGGGGCGCTCCGAGTTCGGTCCCCGGGCGCTGGGACACCGCTCCCTGCTGGCGCATCCCGGACGGGCCGGAAACCTGGAGCGGCTCAACGCGGTCAAGGGACGGGAGGAGTTCCGCCCCGTCGCGCCGATGGTCCTCGCCGAACGAGCGGCCGAACTGTTCCGCGGCCCGTTGCCGAGCCCTTACATGCTCTTCGTCCACGATGTCGCCGAAGCGTGGCGCGAACGGATTCCGGCGGTGGTCCACGTCGACGGCACCGCGCGGGTCCAGACCGTCGACGCCGCGTCGGAGCCACTGGTGGCCCGGATGCTGACCGCCTTCGAGCAGCTCACCGGCCTGCCGGTGGTGGTGAACACCAGCCTGAACACCGCCGGCCGGCCCATGGTCGACGATCCGCGCGACGCGCTGGAGTGCTTCGGCTCGGCCCCGGTGGACCTGTTGGCTCTCGGCCCCTTCGCCGTCCGGCGGGGAGGGGCGTTCGCATGA
- a CDS encoding NAD-dependent epimerase/dehydratase family protein, translating to MPLLTPSGPWHRAVVTGGAGFLGSHLCERLLDSGVEVDCADNLLSGSESNIAHLAGRPGFRFVRCDVSSDSMTDELPGPYDLVLHFACPASPADYLRHPLETMDVGSLGTRNALALALRDGARFLLASTSEVYGDPLVHPQREDYWGNVNPVGPRSVYDESKRFAEALVTAHVGAKGVNAGIVRMFNTYGPRMRAHDGRAVPTFVCQALAGEPLTVAGDGSQTRSLCYVDDTVEGVLLVAASQAVRPVNIGGGEEATVLEIAHRVIALTGSSSSLTFVARPQDDPERRRPDTALARELLGWEPRVSWEEGLKRTIAHFSSSPEAMSPAPRL from the coding sequence ATGCCCCTGCTGACGCCATCCGGTCCCTGGCACCGGGCCGTCGTGACCGGTGGAGCCGGATTTCTCGGCTCCCACCTCTGCGAACGACTGCTGGATTCGGGAGTCGAAGTCGACTGCGCGGACAACCTTCTCTCCGGCTCCGAGAGCAACATCGCGCATCTGGCCGGACGCCCCGGCTTCCGCTTCGTACGGTGCGACGTCTCCTCGGACTCCATGACGGACGAGCTGCCGGGCCCCTACGACCTCGTGCTGCACTTCGCGTGCCCGGCCTCGCCGGCCGACTACCTGCGCCATCCCCTGGAGACCATGGACGTCGGCAGCCTCGGCACCCGCAATGCGCTGGCCCTGGCGCTGCGGGACGGGGCGCGCTTCCTTCTCGCGTCCACCTCCGAGGTCTACGGGGACCCGCTGGTCCACCCGCAGCGGGAGGACTACTGGGGCAACGTCAATCCGGTGGGGCCGCGCAGCGTCTACGACGAGTCCAAGAGGTTCGCCGAGGCGCTGGTCACCGCGCACGTCGGCGCCAAGGGAGTGAACGCGGGAATCGTACGCATGTTCAACACCTACGGCCCCCGTATGCGGGCCCACGACGGCCGTGCCGTCCCGACCTTCGTCTGCCAGGCGCTTGCCGGTGAGCCGCTGACGGTGGCGGGCGACGGAAGCCAGACCCGCTCGCTCTGCTACGTGGACGACACGGTCGAGGGAGTCCTCCTCGTGGCGGCCAGCCAGGCGGTGCGCCCGGTCAACATCGGCGGCGGCGAAGAGGCCACGGTCCTGGAGATCGCACACCGGGTCATCGCGCTGACCGGGTCCTCCTCCTCCCTCACCTTCGTCGCGCGCCCCCAGGACGACCCGGAGCGTCGCCGGCCCGACACCGCGCTCGCCCGTGAACTGCTGGGCTGGGAACCGAGAGTGAGCTGGGAGGAGGGGCTCAAGCGGACCATCGCCCACTTCTCCTCCTCGCCCGAAGCCATGTCCCCGGCCCCCCGGCTCTGA